Proteins encoded by one window of Chloroflexota bacterium:
- the arfB gene encoding aminoacyl-tRNA hydrolase, giving the protein MIPITSTISLDETELHEEFIRASGPGGQNVNKVATAVQLRFDVRHSPSLSDDVRERLTRLAHNRINERGELILTAQRFRTQEQNRADARARLIALIRQAAIPPKTRRKTKPSRAAKAKRIEGKKHRGAVKAMRGRVANLD; this is encoded by the coding sequence ATGATTCCTATCACCTCCACGATTTCGCTCGACGAGACCGAACTCCACGAAGAATTCATTCGCGCGTCCGGACCGGGCGGGCAAAACGTCAACAAGGTCGCGACCGCGGTGCAACTGCGTTTCGACGTGCGCCATTCGCCGTCACTCTCCGACGATGTGCGCGAACGTTTGACGCGCCTCGCGCACAATCGCATCAACGAACGCGGCGAACTCATCCTCACCGCACAACGATTTCGCACGCAAGAACAAAATCGCGCGGACGCGCGCGCGCGTTTGATCGCGCTCATTCGTCAAGCCGCGATTCCACCCAAAACGCGTCGCAAGACCAAGCCGAGTCGCGCGGCGAAAGCGAAACGCATCGAAGGCAAAAAACATCGCGGCGCGGTCAAGGCGATGCGGGGACGCGTGGCGAATCTTGATTGA